A window of Juglans regia cultivar Chandler chromosome 7, Walnut 2.0, whole genome shotgun sequence contains these coding sequences:
- the LOC108979781 gene encoding pentatricopeptide repeat-containing protein At3g06920 has product MKTILRNLGLVYQIDLECCHIYTFSKKFSSSFNGFSSELNGKAIPFMDGANRENSRIVQGVRQVVDDVCHILEGGPWGPALENALCVLDEKPKPELVIGVLRRLKDINIAVNYFRWAERKTDQAHCPEAYNSLLMIMARSRKFDGLVEILEEMSIAGFGPSNNTCVELVVSYIKLQKFREAFDLIQTMRKFKFRPAFSAYTNLIGALSAAHESDLMLTLFHQMQELGYEVSVHLFTTLIRVFAMQDRVDAALSLLDEMKNCSFDADVVLYNVCIDSFGKIGKVDMAWKFFHEMKAHGLRPDDVTYTSMIGVLWKADRLDEAVELFEEMDSGRKVPCVYAYSTMIMGYGSAGKFDEAYSLLERQKQKGCIPSVIAYNCILTCLGKKGRVDEALRIFKEMKKDAAPNLLTYNILIDMLCKAGKLEDALGIRDSMEGAGLFPNVRTVNIMIDRLCKAQKLDEACSIFEGIDHKVCTPDGVTFGSLIDGLGKHGRVDDAYKLYEKMLDSNQIPDAFVYTSLIRNFFKCGRKEDGHKIYKEMVHRGCSPDLMLLNTYMDCVFKAGEIQKGRALFEEIKAQGFIPDVRSYSILIHGLVKAGFANETYELFYTMKEQGCVLDTRAYNTVIDGFCKSGKVNKAYQLLEEMTTKGHQLTVVTYGSVIDGLAKIDRLDEAYMLFEEAKFKGIELNEVIYSSLIDGFGKVGRIDEAYLIMEELMQKGLTPNAYTWNCLLDALVKAEEINEALVCFQSMKDLKCTPNHITYSILINGLCRVRKFNKAFVFWQEMQKQGLKPNTITYTTMISGLAKAGNIEDANKLFKRFKASGGIPDSACYNAMIEGLALLNRAMDSYALFEETRLKGCNIHTKTCVVLLDALHKAECLEQAAFVGAVLRETAKSQHTSKSW; this is encoded by the exons ATGAAGACGATCTTAAGGAACCTAG GATTAGTATATCAAATTGATTTGGAATGCTGTCACATTTACACCTTTTCTAAGAAGTTTTCGTCCTCGTTTAATGGGTTTTCTTCTGAGCTGAATGGTAAAGCCATTCCTTTTATGGATGGGGCCAATCGAGAAAATTCAAGAATAGTTCAGGGTGTGAGACAAGTAGTGGATGATGTGTGCCATATCTTGGAGGGTGGTCCATGGGGACCTGCCCTTGAGAATGCTCTGTGTGTGCTAGATGAAAAACCCAAACCAGAATTAGTAATTGGAGtcttgaggaggctgaaggaTATCAATATTGCAGTAAATTATTTTCGGTGGGCGGAGAGAAAAACTGACCAAGCACATTGTCCTGAAGCATACAATTCACTTCTAATGATTATGGCTAGGAGTAGAAAGTTTGATGGCTTGGTGGAGATTCTGGAAGAAATGAGTATTGCAGGATTTGGCCCGTCTAATAACACATGTGTTGAGTTGGTTGTAAGCTATATCAAGTTGCAGAAGTTTAGGGAAGCTTTTGATCTAATACAAACCATGAGAAAGTTTAAGTTCCGCCCTGCATTTTCGGCTTATACAAACCTTATTGGTGCTCTTTCTGCTGCTCATGAATCAGACCTCATGCTCACTCTTTTTCATCAAATGCAGGAGCTAGGTTATGAAGTAAGTGTTCATCTATTTACAACTCTTATTCGTGTATTCGCTATGCAGGACAGAGTTGATGCTGCTCTCTCCCTGTTGGATGAGATGAAGAATTGCTCTTTTGATGCTGATGTTGTTCTTTATAATGTCTGCATAGATTCTTTTGGAAAGATTGGGAAGGTTGATATGGCCTGGAAATTCTTTCACGAGATGAAAGCACATGGCTTGAGGCCTGATGATGTGACATATACGAGCATGATAGGGGTTCTTTGGAAAGCGGATAGACTGGATGAAGCTGTGGAGCTATTCGAAGAGATGGATAGCGGCAGGAAAGTTCCTTGTGTGTATGCTTATAGCACCATGATCATGGGCTATGGTTCAGCTGGAAAGTTTGACGAAGCATATAGTTTGCTTGAGAGGCAAAAACAAAAGGGGTGCATTCCGAGTGTGATTGCATATAATTGCATTCTTACGTGCCTTGGAAAGAAGGGGAGAGTGGACGAGGCATTAAGAATCTTCAAGGAGATGAAGAAAGATGCAGCGCCCAACCTTTTAACCTACAATATTCTAATAGACATGCTTTGCAAGGCAGGAAAACTCGAGGATGCTCTAGGCATTCGAGATTCCATGGAAGGAGCTGGATTGTTTCCTAATGTTAGGACTGTCAATATAATGATAGATCGACTTTGCAAAGCTCAAAAACTGGATGAAGCTTGTTCTATATTTGAAGGAATTGATCATAAAGTTTGCACCCCTGATGGAGTTACATTTGGTTCTCTTATTGATGGTTTGGGCAAACATGGCAGAGTGGATGATGCCTACAAGCTATATGAAAAAATGTTAGATTCTAATCAGATTCCAGATGCTTTTGTATATACCTCCCTTATTAGGAATTTCTTCAAGTGTGGCAGGAAGGAGGATGGTCACAAGATATACAAAGAAATGGTACACAGGGGCTGTTCTCCTGACTTGATGTTGCTTAATACCTATATGGATTGTGTTTTCAAAGCTGGCGAAATTCAGAAAGGTAGGGCTTTGTTTGAGGAAATAAAGGCTCAAGGATTTATTCCGGATGTCAGGAGCTACTCAATCCTGATTCATGGCCTTGTGAAAGCAGGTTTTGCAAATGAAACTTACGAGCTGTTCTACACAATGAAGGAGCAAGGCTGTGTTCTGGACACCCGTGCTTACAATACTGTTATTGATGGCTTCTGCAAGTCTGGTAAGGTTAACAAAGCATATCAACTGTTGGAGGAAATGACAACAAAGGGCCATCAACTAACTGTTGTTACCTATGGTTCTGTCATCGATGGGCTTGCTAAGATTGACAGGCTTGATGAAGCATACATGCTCTTTGAAGAAGCAAAATTTAAAGGAATAGAGTTAAATGAGGTGATATATAGTAGTCTTATTGATGGGTTTGGCAAGGTGGGTAGAATTGATGAAGCGTACTTGATCATGGAAGAGTTAATGCAGAAAGGTTTGACCCCTAATGCGTACACATGGAATTGCTTGCTTGATGCACTAGTGAAAGCTGAGGAAATTAATGAAGCCCTTGTGTGCTTTCAGTCAATGAAAGACTTGAAATGTACTCCCAACCACATAACTTACAGCATTCTCATTAATGGTCTTTGTAGGGTTAGAAAATTTAATAAGGCTTTTGTGTTCTGGCAAGAGATGCAGAAGCAAGGGTTGAAGCCCAACACAATCACCTATACCACCATGATCTCAGGACTTGCAAAGGCTGGAAACATAGAAGACGCAAATAAGCTTTTTAAGAGGTTTAAGGCGAGTGGGGGTATACCAGATTCTGCTTGTTATAATGCTATGATAGAAGGGTTAGCATTGCTTAATAGAGCAATGGACTCATATGCACTTTTTGAGGAAACTAGGTTGAAAGGTTGTAATATTCATACCAAAACGTGTGTTGTTCTCTTAGATGCACTGCATAAGGCTGAATGCCTTGAGCAGGCGGCATTTGTGGGTGCAGTGTTGAGAGAAACAGCAAAGTCTCAACATACTTCAAAATCCTGGTAA
- the LOC108979780 gene encoding uncharacterized protein LOC108979780: MAAARCATFSSLTPSVNPTAATRTKPLVAASLRKPTRRKNYLRPKILKTLTKPSPNPVIPIISPETKTETHLDFESLTEQISGNTKAAADPGEGDRVEEFRVSETSAEYNGILGKLSAGSVLKYGAYFVGVFVLQTVCSVWIMGSGNSDRKERNLDNLDSSITESKKLLVNKNGIISGASNVVFAHDSELERKIEEIRAMAREARKSEAKVEEEDDEDEYEIDEETAISRHRAGIEKEMSATLNNLQKRLDSLPEKLPGSYVNYLGKSGKIENGANRDNLDSKGSNGALMFKKKLKFRSPSTKSIDGPKGFQGTGDRKVPNKKKRSSGRAGRIRGDGTVSDDGLELLDLEQQLERRHSDNPESTYRTVREDDEMISLTQDSTSKKDGKVLKEERQGSDLGIKIRVGNAERRTGAVQEPSLERPLVEVENLQQSAMLESQHSPRFRRGNRETHMKSDKHAVLNRNGSSKHREVGDQMLANKFKEKQPNIETDFWWLNLPYVLAIFMRRGSDREGQAGFYNLKFGSQAQEQSNSSYTVAFEDRVDASNFCFLLEDFFKDLGDFSADILPLSIKELHEAVKANAMKVVVVKKRQLQLYAGQPFADVEMALFSLVKGDQNAPTRNS; this comes from the exons ATGGCAGCTGCGCGTTGCGCCACCTTCTCGTCCCTCACACCCTCCGTTAACCCTACCGCTGCGACACGAACAAAGCCATTAGTAGCGGCTTCTCTTCGAAAACCCACGAGGAGAAAAAACTATCTCCGCCCCAAGATTCTCAAAACCCTAACTAAACCCTCGCCAAACCCCGTAATTCCCATCATATCTCCCGAAACCAAAACTGAGACTCACCTAGATTTCGAGTCCCTAACCGAACAAATCTCCGGCAACACAAAGGCAGCCGCCGACCCCGGAGAGGGCGATAGAGTCGAGGAATTTCGAGTGTCCGAGACATCTGCTGAATACAATGGCATTTTGGGTAAACTTTCGGCTGGGTCCGTCCTAAAATACGGTGCGTATTTTGTTGGGGTCTTCGTGTTACAAACAGTATGTTCGGTTTGGATAATGGGAAGTGGCAATTCTGatagaaaagaaaggaatttGGATAATTTGGATTCGAGTATTACCGAAAGCAAGAAACTTTTGGTGAATAAAAATGGAATCATATCTGGTGCAAGCAACGTGGTTTTTGCGCATGACTCTGAATTGGAAaggaaaattgaagaaataagAGCAATGGCTAGGGAAGCGCGGAAGAGTGAGGCaaaggtggaggaggaagatgatgagGACGAATATGAAATTGACGAAGAGACTGCGATATCTAGGCATAGAGCGGGcattgagaaagaaatgagtGCAACATTGAATAACTTGCAGAAGAGGTTGGATTCGCTTCCAGAGAAGTTACCGGGATCTTATGTTAATTATCTTGGGAAGTCTGGGAAGATTGAAAATGGGGCAAATAGGgataatttggattcaaaagGTTCGAATGGGGCCTTGATGTTTAAGAAGAAGTTAAAATTTAGAAGCCCTTCAACGAAGTCAATTGATGGTCCTAAGGGTTTTCAAGGTACTGGAGATCGTAAAGTGcctaacaagaaaaaaagaagctcGGGTCGTGCAGGTAGAATACGCGGAGATGGAACTGTCAGTGACGACGGTTTAGAATTATTGGACCTTGAACAACAGCTGGAGCGACGGCATAGTGATAATCCTGAAAGCACTTACAGGACTGTAAGggaagatgatgaaatgatatCACTAACGCAAGATTCAACATCGAAAAAAGATGGGAAGGTGTTGAAGGAAGAAAGGCAGGGATCGGATTTGGGAATTAAAATAAGAGTTGGAAATGCTGAACGGAGAACTG GTGCTGTCCAGGAACCTAGCCTAGAGAGGCCTTTAGTTGAAGTAGAAAATTTGCAACAATCAGCAATGCTGGAGAGTCAACATTCTCCAAGATTCAGAAGAGGAAACCGGGAAACTCACATGAAATCTGATAAGCATGCTGTGTTGAATAGAAATGGCAGTTCAAAACACAGAGAAGTTGGGGATCAAATGCTGGCCAACAAGTTCAAAGAAAAGCAACCAAACATTGAGACAGATTTCTGGTGGTTGAATCTTCCTTACGTTCTA GCTATATTTATGCGTAGAGGTTCTGACCGCGAAGGACAGGCAGGATTTTACAACTTAAAGTTTGGTTCCCAGGCCCAGGAACAAAGTAACTCTTCCTATACTGTTGCGTTCGAGGATCGTGTTGATGCCAGTAACTTCTGTTTTCTActggaagatttttttaaagatctGGGTGATTTTAGTGCCGACATTCTTCCTTTGTCAATAAAG GAACTTCATGAAGCAGTAAAAGCAAATGCCATGAAGGTAGTTGTTGTGAAGAAGAGACAGCTTCAGCTCTATGCCGGCCAACCATTTGCTGATGTGGAGATGGCTTTGTTCTCTTTGGTTAAAGGAGATCAAAATGCCCCTACGCGCAATTCATAA